Genomic segment of Porites lutea chromosome 13, jaPorLute2.1, whole genome shotgun sequence:
cagatggGCAACATAACTGACCCCCCCTCTCCCGGCAGGGCCTCCAtatgaacaaaaaacaatggatttaTTTACTTTCTTGAAAACTTTGCTATTAAATAGCACATCAGCTTTGTAGTAGAATATTAGACAGCTATGAgaagacttaaaaaaattaaagcaataaGAAGGCTCCAACAGTCTCCACTTTTTCTACTTGCTTTGGTAGTTCACTCAGCGCTTTAATCAGCCTTGTCAACTGCCTGTCAGGAGAAATCTCGAGGTTTACCTTccttggttaaaaaattttcttatgTAGCCAAACAATAATCAGCAATAGTCATCAGTAGTCATGGATATTTTGAATGGAAACTCTGAGAGTTGATTGCAGTTAATCCTTTAAGtctcaatagtgaccaacagcaattttctcctaacaatatccatacattgtcatgagatgaggttatgagaattaataaaatgatcacctaagagaaaatactttgatcttttatcaaattctcttaactaattcttaaaggaaatgtatagggatcagtttggagaatttgaatgtggatattggggcttaaagggttaatcttACCTGTGGGTCATTATAGAGTTCAAGAAATCCTGAATCATTGCAGAATCTCaatccttttgttttgttgatcAGACCAATCATTCCAGCAACATGGGAACTGCATAATAACAAGTATAACATAACAATGAAATAAACCAACTGACAAACAAGTAAGTGTGTTTTGTTTGCTTCCAGAGGGCGGAAAATACGAACAACCTTACAAGACTTGTAAAACATAGCAATAATATTACACATGGACCACAGAAATGCTGACACTTGTAGTCCATGTACATAAAAACTTGATGCCTAAGAGCCTTTCTACCCTCCATTActgaaataaatgtttctttgttGAAGTAGGGCAATATTATCAACTGATTAGGTAGTTGAATGTTCTATGTGCAATGTGCAAGGGAATCTAGTGTTTCGCGCAGCCTCtcgcccctcccccctcccccctcccccacaccCACCCCTCCACAACCATAAAATGCCTCAATAGACTTTTGTCAAGTGGCGGCCATTTTGCCTGAGCAGGACATTTGTTTGTCCTCGTAGAGAGAACGAGACTAGCCAtgcataaacaaagttttttaaGGTCTATGCTACCCTTCTTGATTTTTAATTGCAAACTTACGCTGATTCAACCTCTGGAATAACTCTTATTCCTCTGTCACCAGCATAAGATACTAAATCTTTGATTTGCTCCTGGGTATAAAACTGAGTCGTGTGTTCTTGTAGTTCTGGGTAACTGAAAAGATTAAGTGAAAAGACGAAACAcataaaatgtatttcaaaTGTAAAACATAACATTCCTACAATCCAAAGAATGAATTACTAACGCAAGGCACAGTTTCAGGTAGCCTTTCATGCAGGCTTATTTAGGGAGCTTGTATTTCATCCCTCCCCATAAATGCCTACTCAACCAGTGGTACCAGGGGGTACTGGAATACACACTATATAAACTATTTGACAAGTGCTGCTGTGAAGGGAatggttttcaaacagtttagtCTGGAATAGGGTAATTTTTTATTAGAGATCAGGGATTTCTTGCCATTTTGGTTGGTTGCTTATGAAAGCTTTGACTGTACTTTGAATACTCACAGTTTGCTCTGTACACTGAATCTACACCAGTCCAATATATGCAAGTGAAGCACATTTAACTTCACAAAGCTCATGCCGTCCAAAATGTTCTTCACAAGCTCAAAGGGAAAATACCTAcgcctgcaaaaaaaaaatatacaatcaATAGCAACAAAAACCTTTTAACCACCACTGAATTATAAATTATTGAGAGATGAATGCATGATGCTTACCCAGTGTCTAACATAAGGCCTCTGTGCACATATTGCGGTTGGTCATCAATGTTGACTGTACTGTTTATCAAATTTCCATCTACAATCAATTGAGAAAAAGTTTCCATTCCATACCTGCAAGAGGAGTCAAATTCATACTTTTAATATCTGCTAAAATGAAGTGCACTTAGATTGGCTAGGATCCATCTTCGAGACCCTATTCTACTCCAGACCTCAACTAGGGGTGGCGGATGGTACCAcgaaaaacgtgggtctcggaaaattttggcaggatcCCGAAATCTCAGAagcgtttttgataagtcttGAAGTcctgtttttgcatggtttgtttttaatttttttgagtctcgaaactttttaccaaagagtcttgggctcggatttctaactaggagCTCTGCGTCTCAGCGAGTCTCagattttaccattcgccacccctttAGGCATTCTCTTTTTCCCTCTCTtctcacaaaaatgaaatgctTGATCAGGCCAGTGCAGGTTCAACTCACCATGGATCCTGGCTACAGTATATCTACTGACAGGCCGTATTAAAATGAACTTGGAATTACTATATATCTTCCTTCAAATCtcagttttttctttacaaGGGAGTTATCATATCAGAGTCTATTGCCTAGTGTCTTGTCAAATTTCAAACCAAGGAGGGATGGGTATGGGTTAGTTTGTTATGGGATAAACAACAGGAGACCTACTGCCAAGTAGTCAGGAAGAGCCCACTGAGATTACACATGTAGGTTTAAAATCTCAAGTCTGCTGTTGATCGGGCCAATATTGAACAATATAGAGctatttaaaaacttgaaaattaatAAGAGATGTATAGATTGCAGGACACACACTCTGGACATCTATATATTTTCTTAgtaaattttggagtttttgaaTGGCTGTATTTTTTTTGATCTCGTTCGATATATATAGGCCCAAGAAACATTAAGCTTGAGAATGTTGCTAACCTCAATGTGCTCTTTCTGACTATGTGGGTCTCATGTTGTTTATcccaaaattgttgtttatcccataataaaGGGATTCGTACCCAGCCCCTCTCGGTTGGAATTGATACCTGAGGAGAACGGCAtgtcaaaaatgtttttgggtGGGGTGGGAAAAGGTGAGGCGAGGGGAGCTGGTATGACTATATTAGTTAAGTATATTTTGGGTCACTTACAGTGCACCATAAGGGGTTTTCGCTTCAATACTAGCCTTTCCATTTCTTACTTTTAAAATGTACCAGTAGGAAGTATCAACTTGCAAACTTTCGTTGTCACTGCGAACACTCAGAACAAGTTCACTCAAGGTTTGGTTAGCTCTGAGATGGTGATCCACGTTTTCCCCAACAATTTGCTGCAGAATTATTTCCAAGTAGCGAGTGATTCCACGTTTGAGGACGCCCGATGTTGATGAGGTTTTGAAGGTAAAAACTGGCGAAATCGGAAGAGGCGGTCCGGAGAGATAGATGGAGGTCGGTAAAGGCCAAACTGATGCATTTGAATTCACAAAGAGAGAAACgctaaacaatgacaaaatcacaACGGAGTTTAAAACACTCATGTTTGGAAGCCCTTTTGAAACTACACAGGCAAAAGTCCAAACTACCACGATAAAAGCTAACGATGCAGGTTGAGGCAGACAGCAGGCAAGCAGCCGACCGGAAATTGAACAATCGGCATGCCCAATGCTCGCTCGGTTCTATTCGGCTTTCATTCGGCACGTACGAGGCTTGTCCGTACCCGCTTAGTGCCTGGATACCAAGTTAAAAGCGTGGTTACAATGCAGTTAAAAGGTGACTCAACCTTTGCTAGAGAAGCGTTTATAGTTGTATTTTCTGCACAAATATGACACTTCAGTGGACATTCGCAGCTGGTTTTCTTTACGCTGAGATAGGCGTTCTCCTTTTATTCTGTTTGCCTTTTATTTCTCCTAAACGGTAAGATTTTGCTTTCACGATTTTCTCACACGGCATCACAGCTGCATCAGCTGTATTCTTTTTGCACTGAAATGGCTTTGTTTTTATCTTATACCTTTTAGATGGAACCAGATTTTCAACTCCAGGATTGTATCAACGTTATTTGAATATGGAAATTTCTATTTCAACGTGGTTGTGATAGTAATGGCCCTGTTACTTGCTGGTAAATTTTGTTTATACATTCAATAGTAAAATGCGAGTTTGGAATGAGCTTTGGTCTAGCCAATCCTAGTTGGAGATTGTCAAATAGAGATTTATTAATACTTTTATAAATTGATTCTGATTGTCGAGAATCCCTTGTTCGTAATGTAATTTTTCAAGTCTTTCTCAAGTTTTTTGATTCTACAATAGGTCGCTGATCTCCATGGTAAGCTTAATGAGCtagcatgtttttgtttttctgcttttcaaGTAAACTGTTTATAACCTCTTGATGAATGCAAGATATCCATATTGAGTACGCATCGATCTAAGCTAGTGAAAACTtaataaaaagggaaaataatcgCGAATACAGGGTGGTGTTATGAATTTTTTGTAGAACTTTGTTTCCGGGAAAGTAAGGAAAGTGTCTTTCACTTTCTACTTTGGAAATTAAGGGCGAGTCATCGTGTTCTATATTTGGCAAGGATGTACTTTGTTAAGAATGTTTAAGGTGATAACATTGTTCTTTGAGGTGATGCAACATAACAGGTGAGAGTAAATGTACTAAATTTTCAAATGCATATTACGGTATTTTCATGCTTTGGAATGGAATTGAATTGTTTCCCATTATTCTGGCCTTAATAAGTTTAAAGTGCCATCCCAGTGGAGGATCAAAACAATTCACAATtatgcaaacatttttttggtattttactctttgaaattttatatGGCCATTACAAAAAACATTCTAGAAATGCTTGGGAATATTTATTTACTAAAATAATACTTGCGAGCTGGGCAAATATCTAAACAAGTAATTACTAATTACTATTAATTACTTACTTGTTAAGACTtaacttaaataattattatttaaggtggttgaacacagttttggcagtttgtgagcgtatgtcatttgccaaatcatgacaagagaaaggttgcagctcacaagctgaaacttggcaattgaaaaatatactgatgaaagattttgattgacaggtaaaatgtgatgtttttgtagtttccatggcaacatgaatgactgaatacaaccttaaaatttcacttttgctcactttacataaaattcaatcattagattttcctaaaCTTGCTCACAGCTTACTATTAATCATTacaatttgaaacttatttggccaaattttaacagaggggtttttagataatcagtAATAcaataattgtactgtaattgttaaatgtgtcacaaaattggTCTGTTTAACTTCCATTTTAAATTACTCAttatataaaataattaaaagtaaaaattctgttaaatgtcacaaaattttaatgagtagattttgagaaatcgtcttctgtgtactattttttgttttttttatttcatttcatttatttcaaagtacaacagttacaacaattACAGTAATTATCACATAGCATACATGCACACACAGACTACACTCTGAAGCACACATGCAATTATACAATTACTACACATGATCAGCCTATTTAAAGCTATGTCATTATTTTacaagtgtttttttaaaaaaagaggaaactaaATAAAGTAGATTACAAAGTCCACTTGTTCATGTCCGTCTGTGTACCAGTGTTTTTTatgccgccatgtttgtttgtctaatttaaaacacgcacTGTCATGCAAGTTACCGCTGACTGCCAGtgaaactgtgttcagccaccttaagttaAGTCTTTACAAAGCCAGCACCTTCTCCTCAGTTTCTTAAAAACCCTACAGTTGTAAGAGTTAGTCTGGCCCAGGGTTTGAACCAGATTATTATTTAAAtgaatttaaatttaatattgataattagtttttattttgaattatttaatgTCTACCTTTGCAGATTCTATTCGAGAGACAAGGAAATATAGCAAAATTGAAACAACACCCACTGACCTACAAAATAATCCCCAAGCTGAAATGTTGGCTCATATGAAACTCTTCCGTGCTCAGCGCAATCTCTACATTTCTggattttctcttttccttctcaTGTAAGTTTGCTAGTGGTCTAAATGAATCTCCCTTCCTGCGACttcatacatgtaaatgtacaaTAACTTGAAAATAAATGGAGTGTCAAAAGTTACTTTGTAATGTGGTGAAACCTGCTTTACCCATATAAAGGACAAACCATTTGCAATGCACTGCACAGACATGAgggtaaaataaaattttaatttgtttttcttcaaacatAGCCAAAAAAGTTCAGTATTGTAGTCAACAGTTTCGATATCTGTCAGCCATCTTAAAAAAGAACCAGGGGTGTCGTTTAATTATTATGCACATAATGCAAAGTCACTCTCTCCAAACTGTCAACTACAATACTGAACAGGGTTTTCATTACCCCTTTAAACcataagatcaaaatttgaattctcacttgttgctcctattcatttcctacagaagtaatgaggagaagttgataaaatatcatgCAAATTCATCTTTTGTGATCATAtcagtaattctcatgaccactctgttttacaaagcattgatattacaaggagaaatttgatgctgctCACTATTACTGAATTTTGTTTAAACTTTGATGGTTTTTTCTTTGCAGAGTGTTGCGCCGTGTCGTGAGGCTTCTTTCTCATTGCTCAGTTCTTGAAGCTTCTAATGAGGCCAGTCTGAGGCAGGCTCAGAGTGCTTCTGACCAGTGCAAGCGGCTTATGGATGAGAATGAAGAACTAAAAAAGGtaatttgtaaagtaaaatcTCAGGGGGAAAAAATGACATTATAAGGATAGCACAAGTATTGGTGACCCAGCAGTGTTCACCTTGGCCCACAAATATTGTATTTAATGGTCATTTTACCTGATGGTACTGCTATTTTACAAGGTCATATGCGCCACCTGACAGTCTAGCTGCTTGCAGTACTAGAGCAAAGCAACAAcattcatttctcagttattttaagacccttaGTTTTGTTCCAGCCTGGGAATTTAAGCTGCGACCTCCCACTTGTGCTATACttactgagctaatcctgcttcAGTTAAAGTAACAGAGTAGCcgaaatcaattttctcctcatGGTAACAACACATGATCAAGAGAAAACACTTAATGAATTACcagtaataaaatgatcatcaaagGCAATCATCCTtagccacacttgtaaatagccaactggtttgttTGAGGCCAGTAGTTGGGGTTCTTATTAACGAtgttcattttaaaataatgtttgtttctgttgttgacGCTCAAATAAAGTGCCTCTTTTATGTCTGAGCAGTCCTTGGAAGGCGCCAGAGGGGAATCTGGAGAAGGTGGTATAGGCGAAGATGAAGTGGACAAACTCAACCAAGAGTTGAAGGACATGAGAGATTCTCTTGCAGAAAAATCCAAAAAGCTGACAGAGAGGACTGAAGGTGCAGCTAAGTATGATGGTTTTAGCTTCTGGGTCAAATTCAAATGTGGAACACATACtgtgttgctcgaaatttttgcAGGTTCTAATTCTTGCAATTTTCCCAGCGATCCGCTGTAAGTTACGGCAAATAAAAATTGCCACAAACATTTTTCCCACAAAAAATTGACTCCAGAacaaatattctctaacttgaattcactacacaaaaatacaggaCTAAGAAATCATGTCTGTCAATTACAAGTTGCCTCTTTCATTCAGTAACAAAACAGTATACTGTGAATTACTGGTTTTATATAgggtattgtttgaaaatatgtatttctatggCACGTATTgaacaaaaacgaaaatattattaatgcttcaatgctgggtactgggtaactttctaaaaattgcaaaaataatttccgTCAAGATAAACCAATCTATCCTAAtggcaaaaattagttcccgtaaaacacaaaaaatcgcaaATCCGCAAAAATGAACTGCAGCAACAATTTTGTGCCACACGGTACATGTAAACTTTTTCATAATATGAAAATAGATGTAATCTGTCACTGTAAGAACTGTACATTTATTTTAACCAAAGATGAGACCGTTGATACCATAAAAACTTGTCAGTCTTAACTTTTTCTGTTAGCATCAGTTTATTGATCAAGATTATCTACTGAACAAGGTCTTCCCCATGACATGTACATAATAAATCAACGACCTGTTACTTGCATTCAGTGGTTTGCTGTTCTAGCACTTTTCTTTTCAGTGTCTCAATTTCCAAGTTTGAATGCAATTATGTATAGCTATACATGTGTATGAGTGTGACCAAGAGATGGACAACGGTAGTGAAAATGATATATGGTCTGTTTTTGCAT
This window contains:
- the LOC140922665 gene encoding uncharacterized protein, which produces MSVLNSVVILSLFSVSLFVNSNASVWPLPTSIYLSGPPLPISPVFTFKTSSTSGVLKRGITRYLEIILQQIVGENVDHHLRANQTLSELVLSVRSDNESLQVDTSYWYILKVRNGKASIEAKTPYGALYGMETFSQLIVDGNLINSTVNIDDQPQYVHRGLMLDTGRRYFPFELVKNILDGMSFVKLNVLHLHILDWCRFSVQSKLYPELQEHTTQFYTQEQIKDLVSYAGDRGIRVIPEVESASHVAGMIGLINKTKGLRFCNDSGFLELYNDPQGVTLTTMKNILEEMMTLFPDQFFHLGLDEVTTSTLCSIQNTKSLEQELMKFLVQKGKIPYAWQEALISTSAAIKGTVLQAWKGSVVKTLIDDGFQVINSLSGNFYLSSLVDFSALWTDIAGGLNPDEMTFVLGGEMAMWTDDYCFVDQCFLYKRGKPDAWWMFGPESDSQFTESVSGIIWPSAIVGAGSFWNYQSKLTPDSKEFAMVIDTQHKRMVQRGILTCPSGCKCDVLTRCGQKYPQPY
- the LOC140922670 gene encoding B-cell receptor-associated protein 31-like, whose product is MTLQWTFAAGFLYAEIGVLLLFCLPFISPKRWNQIFNSRIVSTLFEYGNFYFNVVVIVMALLLADSIRETRKYSKIETTPTDLQNNPQAEMLAHMKLFRAQRNLYISGFSLFLLIVLRRVVRLLSHCSVLEASNEASLRQAQSASDQCKRLMDENEELKKSLEGARGESGEGGIGEDEVDKLNQELKDMRDSLAEKSKKLTERTEELEKTKKDLAALKEQAAGLTREYDRLLDEHSKAQAQLEKDETQTKEDKKDN